One part of the Larus michahellis chromosome 22, bLarMic1.1, whole genome shotgun sequence genome encodes these proteins:
- the SCN8A gene encoding sodium channel protein type 8 subunit alpha isoform X4, with translation MAARLLAPPGPDSFKPFTPESLANIEKHIAELKKKQRPKQDSSHRDDDEDSKPKPNSDLEAGKNLPFIYGDIPKGLVAVPLEDFDPYYMTQKTFVVLNRGKTLFRFSATPALYILSPFNLFRRIAIKILIHSVFSMIIMCTILTNCVFMTFSNPPEWSKNVEYTFTGIYTFESLVKIIARGFCIDGFTFLRDPWNWLDFSVIMMAYITEFVNLGNVSALRTFRVLRALKTISVIPGLKTIVGALIQSVKKLSDVMILTVFCLSVFALIGLQLFMGNLRNKCVIWPINVNETFLDNGSKGFDWEEYTNNMSNFYIIPGAPDPLLCGNSSDAGQCPEGYTCMKAGRNPNYGYTSFDTFSWAFLALFRLMTQDFWENLYQLTLRAAGKTYMIFFVLVIFVGSFYLVNLILAVVAMAYEEQNQATLEEAEQKEAEFKAMLEQLKKQQEEAQAAAMVTSAGTVSEDAVEDDGGGRMSRSSSEISKLSSKSAKERRNRRKKRKDKELSEGDEKCDNEKVFKSESEDGMRRKAFRLPDNRLGRKFSIMNQSLLSIPGSPFLSRHNSKSSIFSYKGRFRDPGSENEFADDEHSTVEESEGRRDSLFIPIRGRDRRSSYSGYSGYSQGSRSSRIFPNLRRNVKRNSTVDCNGVVSLIGGPPSSMPGGRLLPEGTTEIEIRKKPGGSLLVSMDQVNASYGRKDRTNSVMTGLTNTLVEELEESQRKCPPCWYKFANTFLIWECHPYWIKLKEIVNLIVMDPFVDLAITICIVLNTLFMAMEHHPMTPEFEHVLSVGNLVFTGIFTAEMFLKLIAMDPYYYFQEGWNIFDGFIVSLSLMELGLADVEGLSVLRSFRLLRVFKLAKSWPTLNMLIKIIGNSVGALGNLTLVLAIIVFIFAVVGMQLFGKSYKECVCKINPECELPRWHMHDFFHSFLIVFRVLCGEWIETMWDCMEVAGQAMCLIVFMMVMVIGNLVVLNLFLALLLSSFSADNLAATDDDGEMNNLQISVIRIKKGIAWTKAKVREFMQAHFKQREADEVKPLDELYDKKVNCIANHTGADINRDIDYQKNGNGTTSGIGSSVEKYIIDEDHMSFINNPNLTVRVPIAVGESDFENLNTEDFSSDTDPDGSKEKLDETSSSEGSTIDIKPEVEEVPVEAPEEYLDPDACFTEGCMQRCKCCQVNIEEGLGKSWWTLRKTCFLIVEHNWFETFIIFMILLSSGALAFEDIYIEQRKTIRTILEYADKVFTYIFILEMLLKWCAYGFVKFFTNAWCWLDFLIVAVVVNALVGAIPSIMNVLLVCLIFWLIFSIMGVNLFAGKYHYCFNETAEERFEIDIVNNKTDCEALMPPNSTEIRWKNVKINFDNVGAGYLALLQVATFKGWMDIMYAAVDSRKQEEQPKYEDNIYMYIYFVIFIIFGSFFTLNLFIGVIIDNFNQQKKKFGGQDIFMTEEQKKYYNAMKKLGSKKPQKPIPRPLNRIQGAVFDFVTQQAFDIVIMMLICLNMVTMMVETDTQSKQMEDILYWINLVFVIFFTCECVLKMFALRHYYFTIGWNIFDFVVVILSIVGMFLAEIIEKYFVSPTLFRVIRLARIGRILRLIKGAKGIRTLLFALMMSLPALFNIGLLLFLVMFIFSIFGMSNFAYVKHEAGIDDMFNFETFGNSMICLFQITTSAGWDGLLLPILNRPPDCDLDKEHPGSGFKGDCGNPSVGIFFFVSYIIISFLIVVNMYIAIILENFSVATEESADPLSEDDFETFYEIWEKFDPDATQFIEYSKLADFADALEHPLRVPKPNTIELIAMDLPMVSGDRIHCLDILFAFTKRVLGDSGELDILRQQMEERFVASNPSKVSYEPITTTLRRKQEEVSAVVIQRAYRARLARRGFISRRPVSTKLENGGTNREKKEGTPSTASLPSYDSVTKPEKEKQQRAEEGRRERAKRQKDVRESKC, from the exons ACCTTTGTAGTACTAAACAGAGGGAAAACACTCTTCCGATTTAGTGCCACACCTGCCTTGTACATTTTAAGTCCTTTTAATCTGTTTAGAAGAATAGCTATTAAAATTTTGATACATTCA GTATTTAGCATGATCATTATGTGCACTATTTTGACCAACTGTGTATTCATGACTTTTAGTAACCCGCCCGAATGGTCGAAGAATGTGGA GTATACATTCACTGGTATCTATACGTTCGAATCACTTGTGAAAATTATTGCCAGAGGTTTCTGTATAGATGGCTTTACTTTCCTACGCGACCCGTGGAACTGGCTAGATTTCAGTGTGATCATGATGGC GTATATAACAGAGTTTGTAAACCTAGGCAATGTTTCAGCTCTGCGCACTTTCAGGGTTCTGAGAGCTTTGAAAACTATTTCTGTAATTCCAG gcCTGAAGACCATTGTGGGTGCCCTAATTCAGTCCGTGAAGAAGCTGTCGGATGTAATGATCTTGACAGTGTTTTGCCTCAGTGTCTTTGCTCTCATCGGGTTGCAGCTCTTTATGGGCAATTTAAGGAACAAGTGTGTGATATGGCCGATTAATGTGAATGAGACTTTCCTGGATAACGGCTCAAAGGGTTTTGACTGGGAGGAATACACCAACAATATGT CAAACTTTTACATAATTCCTGGCGCCCCTGATCCTTTGCTCTGTGGTAACAGCTCGGATGCGGG CCAATGTCCGGAGGGCTACACGTGCATGAAAGCAGGACGGAACCCCAACTACGGTTACACAAGCTTTGACACTTTCAGCTGGGCTTTTCTGGCTTTATTTCGCCTTATGACTCAGGACTTTTGGGAAAACTTGTATCAATTA ACCTTACGAGCAGCAGGAAAAACCTACATGATCTTCTTTGTCTTGGTGATCTTTGTGGGATCGTTCTACCTGGTTAATCTCATTTTGGCTGTGGTGGCTATGGCTTACGAAGAGCAGAACCAGGCCACGCTGGAGGAGGCGGAGCAGAAAGAGGCGGAATTTAAGGCCATGTTGGAGCaactgaaaaagcagcaggaagaagcACAG GCTGCCGCCATGGTCACTTCGGCAGGGACCGTCTCTGAGGATGCTGTGGAAGACGACGGTGGGGGGAGGATGTCTCGGAGCTCTTCTGAGATTTCCAAACTCAGTTCCAAGAGCGCCAAGGAGCGTCGAAACCGAAGGAAAAAGCGAAAGGACAAGGAACTGTCAGAAGGAGATGAGAAGTGTGACAATGAGAAGGTGTTTAAGTCGGAGTCTGAGGATGGCATGAGGAGGAAAGCATTCAGGCTACCAGATAACAGGCTAGGAAGGAAGTTTTCCATCATGAACCAG tctctcctcAGCATCCCAGGGTCCCCTTTTCTCTCCCGACACAACAGCAAGAGCAGCATCTTCAGCTACAAGGGGCGGTTTCGTGACCCGGGTTCGGAGAACGAGTTTGCGGATGACGAGCACAGCACCGTGGAGGAAAGCGAAGGCAGGAGAGATTCCCTCTTCATCCCCATCCGCGGCCGCGACCGCCGGAGCAGCTACAGTGGCTACAGCGGCTACAGCCAAGGCAGCCGCTCCTCGCGGATCTTCCCCAACCTCCGCCGAAACGTGAAGAGGAACAGCACGGTGGACTGCAACGGCGTGGTGTCCCTCATCGGCGGCCCGCCTTCCAGCATGCCCGGGGGACGCCTTCTGCCTGAG GGTACTACTGAAATCGAAATCAGAAAGAAGCCTGGCGGGTCTCTCCTGGTCTCGATGGATCAGGTGAACGCATCCTATGGAAGAAAGGATCGAACCAACAGTGTAATGACGGGGTTGACAAATACCCTTGTTGAGG agctggaggagtCCCAGAGGAAGTGTCCCCCTTGCTGGTACAAATTTGCCAACACGTTCTTGATCTGGGAATGCCACCCGTACTGGATCAAGCTGAAGGAGATCGTGAACTTAATTGTCATGGATCCTTTTGTTGACTTGGCCATCACCATCTGTATTGTGCTGAACACTTTGTTCATGGCAATGGAGCACCATCCTATGACCCCAGAGTTTGAGCACGTGCTCTCCGTAGGAAATCTG GTTTTCACTGGAATTTTCACAGCAGAAATGTTCCTGAAGCTCATCGCCATGGATCCCTACTATTATTTCCAAGAAGGCTGGAACATCTTTGATGGATTTATTGTCTCCCTCAGTTTAATGGAACTGGGTCTGGCAGATGTGGAAGGACTTTCTGTGCTGCGATCTTTCCGATTG ctgaggGTCTTCAAACTGGCCAAGTCCTGGCCCACTCTGAACATGCTGATAAAAATCATCGGTAACTCAGTGGGTGCTTTGGGGAACTTGACCTTGGTGCTAGCCATCATCGTGTTCATCTTTGCTGTGGTGGGCATGCAGCTCTTCGGCAAAAGCTACAAGGAGTGTGTCTGCAAGATCAATCCGGAGTGTGAGCTACCCCGCTGGCACATGCACGATTTCTTCCACTCCTTCCTTATTGTCTTCCGTGTGTTGTGTGGGGAATGGATTGAGACCATGTGGGATTGTATGGAAGTAGCAGGACAGGCCATGTGCTTGATTGTCTTCATGATGGTCATGGTCATCGGAAACTTAGTG GTGCTGAACCTGTTCTTAGCTTTGCTACTGAGCTCCTTCAGTGCGGACAACTTGGCAGCAACAGATGACGACGGGGAGATGAACAACCTGCAGATTTCTGTTATTCGCATCAAGAAGGGCATTGCCTGGACGAAGGCGAAAGTGCGGGAGTTCATGCAGGCTCATTTCAAGCAGAGAGAGGCAGATGAGGTCAAACCCTTGGATGAATTGTACGACAAGAAGGTGAACTGCATTGCTAACCATACGGGGGCTGATATCAACAGAGACATTGATTATCAGAAGAATGGCAATGGCACGACGAGTGGAATTGGGAGCAGTGTGGAGAAGTATATCATAGATGAAGATCACATGTCCTTCATCAATAACCCCAACCTCACTGTCCGGGTGCCTATTGCTGTAGGGGAATCGGATTTTGAAAATCTCAACACAGAAGATTTCAGCAGCGATACAGATCCCGATGGCAGCAAAGAG AAACTCGACGAGACCAGCTCCTCTGAAGGTAGCACCATTGATATAAAGCCTGAAGTGGAAGAAGTCCCTGTGGAGGCACCGGAGGAGTATCTGGACCCTGACGCGTGCTTCACAGAAG GTTGCATGCAGCGCTGCAAATGTTGCCAGGTCAATATCGAGGAAGGGCTGGGGAAGTCTTGGTGGACCTTGAGGAAGACTTGTTTTCTGATTGTGGAGCACAACTGGTTTGAGACTTTCATCATCTTTATGATCCTGCTGAGCAGCGGTGCTCTG GCTTTCGAGGATATTTACATAGAACAGAGGAAAACCATCCGGACCATCCTGGAGTACGCGGACAAGGTCTTCACTTACATTTTCATCCTGGAGATGTTGCTGAAATGGTGTGCTTACGGATTCGTCAAGTTCTTCACGAATGCCTGGTGCTGGCTGGATTTCCTCATTGTGGCT GTGGTTGTCAACGCCTTGGTTGGCGCTATCCCTTCCATTATGAATGTGTTGTTGGTCTGCCTTATCTTCTGGCTGATTTTCAGCATTATGGGGGTTAACCTGTTTGCCGGGAAATATCATTACTGCTTTAATGAAACAGCTGAGGAGCGCTTTGAAATAGATATTGTTAACAACAAGACAGACTGCGAAGCGCTGATGCCACCCAACTCCACTGAGATTCGATGGAAGAACGTGAAAATTAACTTTGACAACGTTGGGGCAGGATATCTGGCTCTTCTGCAAGTT GCCACTTTCAAGGGCTGGATGGACATCATGTATGCCGCGGTGGACTCCAGAAAG CAAGAAGAGCAACCCAAGTACGAGGACAACATTTACATGTACATATATTTTGTTATCTTCATTATCTTCGGCTCCTTTTTCACCCTGAACTTGTTCATTGGTGTCATCATTGACAACTTCaatcaacaaaagaaaaag TTTGGAGGTCAAGATATTTTCAtgacagaagaacaaaagaagTACTATAATGCCATGAAAAAACTGGGTTCAAAGAAACCTCAGAAACCTATTCCCCGACCTCTG AACCGCATCCAAGGAGCTGTCTTTGACTTTGTTACTCAGCAAGCATTTGATATAGTCATCATGATGCTCATTTGCCTCAACATGGTGACCATGATGGTGGAGACGGACACACAAAGCAAGCAGATGGAGGACATCCTTTACTGGATCAACCTGGTGTTTGTCATCTTCTTCACCTGTGAGTGTGTGCTGAAGATGTTCGCCTTGCGGCACTATTATTTCACCATCGGGTGGAACATTTTTGACTTCGTGGTTGTGATTCTGTCCATCGTGG GAATGTTCCTGGCTGAAATCATTGAGAAGTATTTTGTGTCACCCACTCTATTCCGAGTCATCCGACTGGCTCGCATTGGACGTATCCTGCGTTTGATCAAAGGAGCCAAAGGGATCCGCACTTTGCTTTTTGCCTTAATGATGTCCTTGCCTGCCTTGTTCAACATTGGCCTCTTGCTGTTCTTGGTCATGTTCATCTTCTCCATCTTTGGCATGTCAAACTTTGCCTACGTCAAGCATGAGGCTGGCATAGACGATATGTTCAACTTTGAGACCTTTGGCAACAGCATGATCTGCTTGTTCCAGATCACCACATCAGCTGGCTGGGATGGGCTCCTGCTGCCAATCCTAAACCGGCCTCCAGACTGCGACCTGGACAAGGAGCATCCTGGGAGTGGTTTTAAGGGGGATTGTGGGAACCCCTCAGTggggatatttttctttgtgaGTTATATCATCATCTCCTTCCTGATCGTGGTCAACATGTACATTGCCATCATCCTGGAGAACTTCAGCGTGGCGACAGAGGAGAGCGCAGATCCACTAAGTGAGGACGACTTTGAGACCTTCTACGAGATCTGGGAAAAGTTCGACCCTGACGCCACCCAGTTCATAGAGTACAGCAAGCTCGCAGACTTTGCTGATGCTCTGGAACATCCTCTCCGCGTCCCCAAACCCAACACCATCGAACTCATCGCCATGGACCTGCCTATGGTAAGTGGAGACAGGATCCACTGTTTAGACATCCTGTTTGCCTTCACCAAACGCGTCCTGGGGGACAGTGGAGAGCTGGATATCCTGAGACAGCAGATGGAGGAAAGATTCGTGGCGTCCAACCCTTCCAAAGTGTCTTATGAGCCTATCACAACGACGCTCCGGCGTAAGCAGGAAGAAGTTTCGGCGGTGGTCATCCAGAGGGCTTACAGGGCTCGTTTAGCACGACGGGGCTTTATTAGCCGAAGGCCTGTCTCCACAAAACTGGAAAATGGAGGAAcgaacagggagaaaaaggaaggcaCCCCATCTACCGCGTCCCTCCCCTCGTACGACAGCGTCACCAAGCCCGAGAAGGAGAAACAGCAACGGGCGGAGGAAGGAAGACGAGAAAGAGCGAAAAGACAAAAAGACGTCAGGGAATCCAAGTGTTGa